Below is a genomic region from Mesorhizobium sp. NZP2298.
GCGCGACCTGGATGTGATAGGCCTCGGCCATGGCGGCGATCTTCTTGGTTTCGAGAATGCCGCCGGAGCGGCCAAGATCCGGCTGCAGGATGGTCGCGGCGCGGTTCTCAATGACGCGGGCGAATTCGAACTTGGTCGTCAGCCGCTCGCCGGTGGCGATCGGGATCGAGGTCGCGCGGGCTACTTGCGCCATGACCTCCGGCATGTCGGGCGGCACCGGTTCCTCGAACCACAGTGGATCATAGGGCTCGATGGCGCGGGCCATGCGCAGCGCGCCGGAAGCGGTGAATTGGCCGTGCGTGCCGAAGAGGATGTCGGCGCGGTTTCCGACCGCCTCTCGGATCGCCTTGATCATGCGGGTGGAGACATCGATGTCGAGCAGGCGCGGCTGGTGGCCGTCGAAAGCGGTGTAGGGACCGGCCGGGTCGAGCTTGACGGCATTGAACCCCTGCTCGACATATTCGAGCGCGCAGGCGGCCGCCATTTCAGGGTCGTTGTATACGTTCCTGCCGTCCGGCGCGTCCTCGGAATGGACGCTGCCGGTGTGCGGGTAGAGATAGGTGTAGGAACGCAGCGTCTCATGCACCTGGCCGCCGAGCAGCTTGTAGACCGGCTTGCCGGCTTCCTTGCCGACGATGTCCCAGCAGGCCATTTCAAGTGCCGAGAAACAGCCCATGCCGGTCACGTCAGGACGCTGGGTAAAGCCGGACGAATAGGCGCGGCGGAAGAAGTTCTCGATGTCGTGCGGATCGTGGCCGATCAGATAGCGTTCGGCCATGTCCTCGACCAGCTTGGCGGTGACATGAGCGGAGAAGGTAGCGTTGTAGGCCTCGCCATAACCGACCACGCCGCCGTCGGTGGTCAGCTTGACGAAGATGAAATACTTGCCGCCGATGCCGGGCGGGGGGTTGCCGACAACCCAGGTCTTGACGTCGGTGATCTTCATTTTTGGTCCTCCAGAACCAGTTCGGCGCCTTTCCATCCGGTCATGACCGAGGCGGCGTTGGTGTTGCCGGTGATGTTGTCGGGAAAGATCGAGGCGTCGATGACGCGCAGGCCTTCGAGCCCATGCACCTTGAGGCGCGGATCGACGACGGAGCGCGAGGGATCAGGCCCCATGCGGCAGGTCGAAACCGGGTGATAGACGGTGCCTGAGCGTTTCCTGAAATCCGTGATCAGGTCGGCGTCCGACTGGATCGACGGGCCGGGCAGGACTTCTTCTTGGATGATTTCCGCCATCGCCGGCATCGAGGCGATCTTGCGCACGAACTTCACCGCCGCCAGCATCTCCTCGACGTCGGCATTGGTGGAATAGGCGTTGGCGACGATCCTTGGGTATTCCAGCGGATTGCTGGAGCGGATCATGATCTCGCCCCGGCTCGACGGACGGCAGTTGGACAGGCCGATGGAGAAGCCCGGCCAGGGGTCAGGCGTCAGGATCGGCCGCTCGCCGCTCTTCGGGATGACGGTCGAGAACGCCTGGAAATAAAGCTGCATGTTGGGGCGCGTAAATGCCGGGTCGGTGCGGAAGAAGCCGCCGCCATGGTTCATCGACAGCGACAGCGGCCCGGAACGGGTCAGGATGTACTGCATGCCGACCAGCAGCTTGCCCCACCAGGGGCGCAGGATCTGGTTCAGTGTCGGCACATTGCCCTTGAAGGTGTAGTTGATGCCGACATGGTCCTGCAGATTGGCACCGACATTCTCGTTGGCATGGACGACCGGGATGTCCAGCCCCTTGAGCAAAGCCGCCGGACCGATGCCTGAAAGCTGCATGAGCTGCGGCGAGTTGATCGAGCCGGCGGAAAGGATGACTTCGCGGCCGGCGCGGGCCGTCTTCGTCCGACCGTTCTGCAAATACTCGATGCCAACGGCGCGCTTGCCCTCGAACAGGATGCGGCTCGCCAGCGCATTGGTTTCGACGCGGACGTTTGCGCGCTTCATGGCCGGGCGCAGGAAGGCGCGGGCGGCGGACATGCGGCGGCCGTTCCTGGTCGAGATCTGGTAGGTGCCGACGCCTTCCTGGGCAGCACCATTGAAATCGGGGTTGAGCGGCAGGCCGGCCTGCTGCCCGGCGGCGAGATAGCGCTTGGTCAGCGGGTGGACGGCGTTCGTCGTGTTGCTGATATGCAGGGGGCCGCCGGTACCGCGCCATCTGTCGGCGCCCGCCTCATTGTCCTCGAGCGCCTTGAAGGCGGGCAACAGATCGTCATAACCCCAGCCGGGATTGCCGGCGGCGCGCCAGTCGTCGAAATCCTCGCGCGCGCCGCGGATCCAGACCATGGCGTTGATCGAGCTCGACCCGCCGAGCAGCTTGCCGCGGGGCCAGTGGTCGACATTGCCGCCGAGGCCTGGGTCAGCCTCGGTCTTGTAGTTCCAGTTGACGGCGGGATCGAAGAAGGTCTTGCCGTAGCCAAGCGGCATCTGCACGTAGAAGCGGCGGTCCGTGCCGCCGGCCTCCAGCACCAGCACCGAGAAACGGCCCGAGGCCGAGAGTTTGTCGGCGAGCACCGAGCCGGCCGAGCCGGAGCCGACGATGATGAAGTCAAAAGTCTGCATGATGGAAATGGGTGGCTCCGGAAAACTGGCCGCAGCCTAGACGCGACGGGTTCGCCGCGTCGCCGCGCCTTCCGGCATGCGTTGTGAAAAAAGCGACTGGCATGCCGGGTCGAGTTGCGGGGAATACCGACAATCGCGCTTGATATGCATGGGGTCGACAGCTTATGCGGGACATTATCATTATTCTGGCCCATGATTTTTTCCGAAAAGTCTGCAACTTTTCGGAATCATGCGCTGGCAACTCTGCGGAAGGCAGGAAATCATATGCGGATCCTGTCGGATGCCTTCATTCCCGAGCTGCCGGGCCACTACAAGGGCAAGGTCCGCGAAAACTACGACCTTCCGGACGGGCGGCGCATCATCATCGCCACCGATCGGCTCAGCGCGTTCGACATCATCCTGACGTCGATCCCGTTCAAGGGCGAGATCCTTACCCAGACGGCACGGTACTGGTTCGAGGAAACCGCCGATATCTGTCCGAACCATGTGCTCGAATACCCCGACCCAAATGTCGTCGTCGGCACCAGGCTCGACATCCTGCCGGTCGAGATCGTCGTGCGCGGTTATCTGGCGGGGACCACCAGCACCTCGATCCTGACCCGCTACAAGCGCGGCGAACGCGACATGTATGGCATGCGACTGCCGGACGGGCTGCGCGACAATGAAAAGCTGGCCGAGCCGGTCATCACGCCGACGAGCAAGGCAGCGGATGGCGCCCATGACGAGCCGCTGTCGAGAGCGGAGATCCTCGAACAGGGACTGCTCACACAGGCACAATGGGACACCGTCTCGGATTATGCCCTGAAACTGTTCGCCCGCGGCCAGGCACGCGCCGCCGAGCGCGGCCTGATCCTGGCCGACACGAAGTACGAATTCGGCACCGACAGAAACGGCACGATCATCCTGGCCGACGAAATCCATACGCCGGACAGCAGCCGGTACTGGATCGCGGCGAGCTATGGACAGGCCCTGGCCAACGGCACCCGGCCGGACAGCTTCGACAAGGATTTCATCCGCTCGTGGGTGGCGGCGCGCTGCGATCCCTACAGGGACCCGATCCCGAAGATTCCGGACGAGATCGTCGAACAGGCCTCCAACGTCTATGCGCAGGCCTATGAGGCGATCACCGGCAAGGCGTTCATCCCCGACCTGTCTGGTAGCACGGTGCTGGACCGCATCCGAGCGAACCTTGCAGGTTATTTTTGAGAGGTGCGCCTCTCAGCTAGCGCCTGGTCTTACGCCGCGCAGTCGACGGAGTGGGGGAAGCCCGCTCTAAAACCCGAAGCTCTGAGAATCAGGCACAACCGGGCGAATGCCAATGTTAGCCTATGGCCCATGGAGGCGAGGAAACAGCAGCTGCGGCGCGTTGACCTGTTCCTGCAGCGGCGATACGGGATCGATGACCATCACCTCACAAGGATTCTGCCCATGGTGCACTACGCGGACGGACGGCCGATCGGAGACCTGACGCTGCGCACGCTCGCCATGCCTTCGGACGCCAATGCGGCCGGCGACATTTTCGGCGGCTGGGTGATGGCGCAGATGGACCTTGCCTGCGGCATCCGCGCCGCCGAGCGGGCCAGGGGCCGCGTGGTGACGGCGGCGGTCAAGGAGATGTCCTTCGCCAAGCCGATGAAGATCGGCGACACGCTGTGCATCTACACCCATGTCGAACGCGTCGGCCGTACCTCGATGACGCTGAAGGTCGAGGCCTGGGCGCAGCGCTATCTCTCCGACCTGATGGAAAAGGTGACGCACGCCGATTTCATCATGGTGGCGCTCGACGGCGAGGGCAAGCCGAAGGCCGTGCCGGCCGAGAGTTGACGAAAGCTCATTCTCGCAAACCCCGTTCTCCCAGTCCCCGTTCTCCCAGTCCAGGGGCAATTGTAACATCATCCGCGCGGGCGATGCGCTCCGCGACATCCAATGGTTGCCTTCACGCCTGATTGTGCCGGCGTTGGAGGGGCGACAATGCGTCAACACATACTGAACAGCTGGCTGGTGGCAGCCCTTGTCGCCGTGATCTGCCTGCTTGGCGTAACCGCCTATGCCGCAGTCAAAGAGGACCTTCCGCGCACCTCCTGCCTGCGTGCCGGCAAGGGCGTCAGGGAGCCGGCCGCGACATGTGCGATCTGCAGCCCGGCGCCTTGCGAGAACCTGGCGCCAGGAAGCTAATGGTCATCCTGGGTTTACGATTGTCTTCATCAAAGCAGCGCCGAGCGTTGGTCGGCCTGAAGCGCCATCGGACAAGGTTGCGAGGCCTCGTTTAGAGAGCCACGAATTCCCGGCCATCAGACAACTTCACACAACGCGAAACGCCCGACACCTTGCCGTGCAAAGGTTTCAGCCGTGCATGCCGTCGAATTTTTCGCGTGCCGCGCGCACACGCTGCGTGTTCCTGCGCGCCCATTCGCCAAGCGCGCTGACCGGGATCAGCAGTTCGTGGCCGAGTTCCGTCAGCTCGTAGTCGACGCGCGGCGGGATGGTCGGGAACACGGTGCGGGTGACGAACCCGTCGCGTTCCAGCCCGCGCAAGGTCGTGGTCAGCATCTTTTGCGAGATGCCGCCGACGGCGGCGCGCAGCTCGTTGAAACGCAAAGGTCCGTCGCCAAGTTTGCCGACCACAAGAACGGTCCATTTGTCGCCGACGCGCTGCAGGATTTCGGAAATCGCGCGGCAGTCTTCGGTGCGGTGCGGGTGCCTCAGTAACAAAAAGGTGCCTCCTTGCGTCGCGAGTTGACAGTATCTCATATAGCTCCGGTATCTAAACGATACCAGCATTTTACTGGAATGGAGAGCCCCCATGTCAAAGCCGAAAATCGCCATCATCGTCGGTTCGACGCGCGCCGCGCGCTTCGCCGATGTGCCCACACAATGGATCGCAAAGATCGCCAAGTCGCATGCCGACATCGACGTCGAGATCGTCGATTTGCGTGACTTCCCGCTGCCCTTCTTCGACGAAGTCGCCTCT
It encodes:
- a CDS encoding mandelate racemase/muconate lactonizing enzyme family protein, translated to MKITDVKTWVVGNPPPGIGGKYFIFVKLTTDGGVVGYGEAYNATFSAHVTAKLVEDMAERYLIGHDPHDIENFFRRAYSSGFTQRPDVTGMGCFSALEMACWDIVGKEAGKPVYKLLGGQVHETLRSYTYLYPHTGSVHSEDAPDGRNVYNDPEMAAACALEYVEQGFNAVKLDPAGPYTAFDGHQPRLLDIDVSTRMIKAIREAVGNRADILFGTHGQFTASGALRMARAIEPYDPLWFEEPVPPDMPEVMAQVARATSIPIATGERLTTKFEFARVIENRAATILQPDLGRSGGILETKKIAAMAEAYHIQVAPHCYCGPIVGAANIQLAVTLPNFLILESLKQWDGFHATLLKKKIEWQDGNVIPSKEPGLGVELNEAVCDAHPYTGKDLHLQMMQTPLMP
- a CDS encoding GMC family oxidoreductase is translated as MQTFDFIIVGSGSAGSVLADKLSASGRFSVLVLEAGGTDRRFYVQMPLGYGKTFFDPAVNWNYKTEADPGLGGNVDHWPRGKLLGGSSSINAMVWIRGAREDFDDWRAAGNPGWGYDDLLPAFKALEDNEAGADRWRGTGGPLHISNTTNAVHPLTKRYLAAGQQAGLPLNPDFNGAAQEGVGTYQISTRNGRRMSAARAFLRPAMKRANVRVETNALASRILFEGKRAVGIEYLQNGRTKTARAGREVILSAGSINSPQLMQLSGIGPAALLKGLDIPVVHANENVGANLQDHVGINYTFKGNVPTLNQILRPWWGKLLVGMQYILTRSGPLSLSMNHGGGFFRTDPAFTRPNMQLYFQAFSTVIPKSGERPILTPDPWPGFSIGLSNCRPSSRGEIMIRSSNPLEYPRIVANAYSTNADVEEMLAAVKFVRKIASMPAMAEIIQEEVLPGPSIQSDADLITDFRKRSGTVYHPVSTCRMGPDPSRSVVDPRLKVHGLEGLRVIDASIFPDNITGNTNAASVMTGWKGAELVLEDQK
- a CDS encoding phosphoribosylaminoimidazolesuccinocarboxamide synthase, with protein sequence MRILSDAFIPELPGHYKGKVRENYDLPDGRRIIIATDRLSAFDIILTSIPFKGEILTQTARYWFEETADICPNHVLEYPDPNVVVGTRLDILPVEIVVRGYLAGTTSTSILTRYKRGERDMYGMRLPDGLRDNEKLAEPVITPTSKAADGAHDEPLSRAEILEQGLLTQAQWDTVSDYALKLFARGQARAAERGLILADTKYEFGTDRNGTIILADEIHTPDSSRYWIAASYGQALANGTRPDSFDKDFIRSWVAARCDPYRDPIPKIPDEIVEQASNVYAQAYEAITGKAFIPDLSGSTVLDRIRANLAGYF
- a CDS encoding acyl-CoA thioesterase; its protein translation is MVHYADGRPIGDLTLRTLAMPSDANAAGDIFGGWVMAQMDLACGIRAAERARGRVVTAAVKEMSFAKPMKIGDTLCIYTHVERVGRTSMTLKVEAWAQRYLSDLMEKVTHADFIMVALDGEGKPKAVPAES
- a CDS encoding winged helix-turn-helix transcriptional regulator, giving the protein MLLRHPHRTEDCRAISEILQRVGDKWTVLVVGKLGDGPLRFNELRAAVGGISQKMLTTTLRGLERDGFVTRTVFPTIPPRVDYELTELGHELLIPVSALGEWARRNTQRVRAAREKFDGMHG